In a genomic window of Phragmites australis chromosome 14, lpPhrAust1.1, whole genome shotgun sequence:
- the LOC133890649 gene encoding eukaryotic translation initiation factor 5A has protein sequence MSDSEEHHFESKADAGASKTYPQQAGTIRKNGFIVIKNRPCKVVEVSTSKTGKHGHAKCHFVAIDIFNGKKLEDIVPSSHNCDVPHVNRTEYQLIDISEDGFVSLLTENGNTKDDLRLPTDDNLLTQIKAGFAEGKDIVVTVQSAMGEEQICALKDIGPK, from the exons ATGTCGGACTCGGAGGAGCACCACTTCGAGTCGAAGGCGGACGCGGGGGCGTCCAAGACCTACCCGCAGCAGGCCGGCACCATCCGCAAGAACGGCTTCATCGTCATCAAGAATCGCCCCTGCAAG GTGGTGGAGGTTTCTACCTCAAAGACTGGTAAGCATGGTCATGCTAAATGCCACTTTGTTGCCATAGACATATTCAATGGTAAAAAGCTTGAAGATATTGTTCCTTCCTCCCATAATTGTGAT GTTCCACATGTGAACCGTACTGAGTATCAGCTGATTGACATATCAGAGGATGGATTT GTGAGCCTTCTTACTGAAAATGGAAACACCAAGGATGATCTTAGACTCCCTACTGATGATAATCTCCTGACTCAG ATTAAGGCTGGATTCGCAGAAGGGAAAGATATCGTGGTGACTGTCCAGTCTGCCATGGGGGAGGAGCAGATCTGCGCTCTGAAGGACATTGGCCCCAAGTAA
- the LOC133890473 gene encoding probable mitochondrial saccharopine dehydrogenase-like oxidoreductase At5g39410 — protein MAPPEPEVFDVVIFGASGFTGKYVIREALKFLAPSASSSPLRSLALAGRSRDRIAAALRWAAAPAPPPEYVHILVADSSDPASLMALAARARVVLSCAGPFRLHGHPVAAACAAAGADCLDISGEPEFMERVEADLHEVAARNGSLIVSACGFDSVPAELGFLFHTRQWEAPSAPLSVEAYVNLVSGKRIVGNIGTYESAVLGVANAGQLQALRRSRPRRPRPNIPGHPPPKGSLIERGSGNALGMWAMKLPSADTVVVKRTLSIVTEHPEGLPGAEESPDYTEHRKTFWSSVKPAHFGVKIAASSLMILVRFLFTGLFIGLLGNFSFGRSLLVKYPEFFSLGLFRKTGPTEEEVKSASFKMWFVGRGFSDAAHASERGSKPDKEVITRVSGPEIGYVTTPIVLVQCALVLLSQRGNLPKGGVYTPGAVFGPTDLQRRLQENGLSFDVLVTRTFRSD, from the exons ATGGCGCCGCCGGAGCCGGAGGTGTTCGACGTCGTCATCTTCGGGGCCTCAGGCTTCACCGGCAAGTACGTCATCCGCGAGGCCCTCAAGTTCCTGGCCCCCTCCGCATCCTCCTCCCCGCTCCGCTCGCTCGCGCTCGCCGGACGCAGCCGGGACCGCATCGCCGCCGCTCTCCGCTgggccgcggcgccggcgccgccgccggagtaCGTGCACATCCTCGTCGCCGACTCCTCCGACCCGGCCTCCCTCATGGCGCTCGCGGCGCGGGCCCGGGTCGTGCTCTCCTGCGCGGGGCCCTTCCGCCTCCACGGCCACCCAGTGGCGGCGGCGTGCGCGGCCGCTGGCGCCGACTGCCTCGACATCTCTGGGGAGCCCGAGTTCATGGAGCGCGTCGAGGCCGACCTCCACGAGGTCGCCGCCAGGAACGGGTCGCTCATCGTCTCCGCGTGCGGGTTCGACTCGGTCCCGGCGGAGCTCGGGTTCCTGTTCCACACCAGGCAGTGGGAGGCGCCGTCCGCGCCGCTGAGCGTGGAGGCCTACGTGAACCTGGTGTCGGGCAAGCGGATCGTCGGGAACATCGGCACCTACGAGTCGGCCGTGCTCGGGGTGGCCAACGCCGGCCAGCTGCAGGCGCTGCGCCGGTCGCGGCCCAGGCGGCCGAGGCCCAAT ATTCCAGGCCATCCACCTCCCAAAGGTTCACTGATAGAGCGTGGCTCTGGCAATGCTCTGGGAATGTGGGCTATGAAGTTGCCTTCTGCTGACACAGTGGTCGTGAAGAGAACTCTATCAATCGTGACTGAGCATCCCGAGGGCCTTCCTGGGGCTGAAGAAAGCCCAGATTACACCGAGCATAGGAAGACCTTCTGGTCTTCAGTTAAACCTGCCCATTTCGGTGTGAAGATCGCCGCCAGCTCCTTGATGATCCTCGTGCGCTTCCTGTTTACTGGATTGTTCATCGGCCTGCTGGGGAACTTCTCCTTTGGTCGGTCTCTTCTGGTAAAATACCCCGAGTTCTTCTCCCTCGGGCTGTTTAGAAAGACCGGGCCAACAGAGGAAGAGGTCAAGAGCGCCTCGTTCAAGATGTGGTTCGTCGGGCGCGGCTTCAGCGACGCAGCCCATGCATCGGAGCGCGGAAGCAAGCCGGACAAAGAGGTCATCACAAGAGTTTCGGGGCCTGAGATTGGGTATGTTACAACTCCGATCGTCCTGGTTCAGTGCGCCCTGGTCCTGCTGAGCCAGCGTGGCAACCTGCCGAAAGGAGGGGTGTACACGCCGGGCGCCGTTTTCGGGCCTACCGATCTCCAGCGGCGCCTCCAGGAGAACGGGCTGTCGTTCGATGTTCTGGTAACGAGGACCTTTCGCTCAGATTGA